One genomic region from bacterium encodes:
- a CDS encoding aminotransferase, producing MSPLLRSVEEAGIAGMRRKRLPSDIVPADFFTERDRVRALFARLINAPDPSRVALVPAASYGLAVVARNTRLEKGQNIVIVEEQFPSNVYVWMRLCREAGGELRTVPRPRGPSAGSVWTERVLEAMDEATAVVAMPHVHWTDGTRFDLLRIGARARELGAALVVDGTQSVGALPFDVRAIQPDALVCAAYKWLLGPYGTGVAWYGPRYDGGVPLEETWLAREGSEDFRALVRYRDAYQPGAVRYDAGGSPNFILVPMLVAALEQVLAWTPEAIQAYCTALTRELLEESAALGFGVEEEAWRAGHLFGLRMPAGVDLTRAQALLAERRISVSLRGSAMRVSPHVYNDERDIEALRAALHAIARVA from the coding sequence ATGTCGCCGCTGCTCAGGAGCGTGGAGGAGGCGGGCATCGCGGGAATGAGGCGCAAGCGTCTGCCGAGCGACATCGTGCCGGCGGACTTCTTCACGGAGCGGGACCGTGTACGCGCGCTATTCGCCCGGCTGATCAACGCGCCGGACCCGTCACGCGTCGCGCTGGTGCCCGCGGCGTCCTATGGACTCGCGGTGGTGGCGCGCAACACACGCCTCGAGAAGGGGCAGAACATCGTCATCGTGGAGGAGCAGTTCCCGTCGAACGTGTACGTGTGGATGCGGCTCTGCCGCGAAGCGGGCGGGGAGCTGCGCACGGTGCCTCGGCCGCGGGGCCCCAGCGCGGGCTCCGTGTGGACGGAACGTGTGCTGGAAGCGATGGACGAGGCCACGGCCGTCGTCGCCATGCCCCATGTGCACTGGACGGACGGCACGCGGTTCGACCTGCTACGCATCGGTGCGCGGGCGCGAGAGCTGGGCGCTGCCCTGGTGGTCGATGGCACCCAGTCCGTGGGCGCGCTGCCGTTCGACGTACGAGCGATCCAGCCGGACGCGCTGGTGTGCGCAGCGTACAAGTGGCTGCTCGGGCCCTACGGGACCGGCGTGGCGTGGTACGGGCCGCGCTACGACGGCGGCGTCCCGCTGGAGGAGACGTGGCTCGCCCGTGAGGGCAGCGAGGACTTCCGCGCGCTCGTGCGTTACCGCGACGCGTACCAGCCGGGAGCCGTGCGCTACGATGCGGGTGGCTCGCCGAACTTCATCCTGGTGCCGATGCTCGTTGCCGCGCTGGAGCAGGTGCTCGCGTGGACGCCGGAGGCGATCCAGGCGTACTGCACGGCGCTCACGCGCGAGCTGCTGGAGGAGTCGGCGGCGCTGGGGTTCGGCGTGGAGGAGGAGGCGTGGCGCGCGGGGCACCTGTTCGGCCTGCGCATGCCTGCCGGCGTGGACCTCACCCGCGCGCAGGCGCTGCTGGCCGAGCGGCGGATCAGCGTGTCGCTGCGCGGGAGCGCCATGCGGGTCTCTCCGCACGTCTACAACGACGAGCGCGACATCGAGGCGTTGCGGGCCGCACTGCACGCGATCGCCCGCGTGGCGTGA
- a CDS encoding SusC/RagA family TonB-linked outer membrane protein: protein MIDRDRMPRAARGLVSGPGGVSMGRTTRILTLLALLWPGALAAQDRTITGRVTDALSGQPLASVSVTVVETRQTSLTDADGRFRLAGVPGERVTLRLSTLGYRTATVTVEPGTTNVEVGLEIDALNLDALVVTGQATTIDRRSATTSISYVSGEEINRVSSPTVLNSLAGKITGVNLQANSGAPGGGIQMQIRGNTTVLGSHDPLFVVDGVIYSNASIPSGRGYANAAASVSLEADAVNRIADLNPNDIESIEVLKGAAASAIYGSKAANGVVIITTKRGRVGAPQINVTQRVGVYTPLRTLKARRWTEEEAVAKYGEAARPFFQDNPSPFFDHYAQIYSNRRPSYETIADVRGGTENTRYFVSGAWKHDEGLERNTFATRQSLRANLDQALGSTMDLQVSTAFTRNENDRGWNNNCNNYGCHGYAFAYIPSFVDLTRRNPDGSFPQPTVGVQSNPYQITELADNHEETLRFTGGVRLNWNALDRSDQSLRLVFAGGLDAFDQKNDVWSPNELFHEQPQTRPGEAIESGGRSLFYNWNVNAIHTFLTRSFTATTSFGIQYEDQRLQTYLIRTEGLLPGQRNVNQGTFTTVSESLSQERTLAFYIQEDLRLLSDRLLVSGGLRAERSSMNGDANRYYVFPKVSSSYRFFDPLGRGSEIKLRAAYGETGILPSFGFKYTTLSTPQIGGERGLAVSTQAGSPSVEPEREKEFEVGIDGFAMNGRLTWELTGFIADNTNIMLQRVPAPSTGYASQVFNGGTFRNQGIEIALGYSPVQTPSALWVARATFTRYTSKVVDLAGQPAFFPAGSGFGNLGRTFIEKGKPVTQIVANVYDKDGKATETMVQVGNSAPDFRVGLVNDVTIGRLSISSTVDWQQGGNVVNLTKYLYDTQDTTDDYGTPAFEKRAQARRDGVHAVYVEDATFVKLRELAVMWDVPPAVSAAMGLGVRNLRVGLTGTNLLMWTKYSGLDPEVSNFGSTAIRSNIDIAPYPPSRGIFLNVTVGF, encoded by the coding sequence GTGATCGACCGGGACCGCATGCCCCGTGCGGCCCGGGGGTTGGTCTCTGGACCGGGAGGTGTTTCGATGGGGCGTACCACACGCATCCTGACCTTACTCGCCTTGCTGTGGCCCGGCGCGCTGGCGGCGCAGGACCGCACGATCACGGGCCGCGTCACCGACGCGCTCTCGGGCCAGCCGCTGGCGTCCGTGTCCGTCACGGTCGTCGAGACGCGTCAGACCTCGCTCACGGACGCCGATGGCCGTTTCCGGCTGGCGGGGGTGCCGGGCGAGCGGGTCACGTTGCGGCTCTCGACGCTCGGCTACAGGACCGCGACGGTCACCGTCGAGCCGGGGACGACCAACGTCGAGGTCGGCCTCGAGATCGACGCGCTGAACCTCGACGCCCTCGTCGTGACCGGCCAGGCCACCACCATCGACCGGCGTAGTGCGACGACCTCCATCTCGTACGTCTCCGGCGAGGAGATCAACCGTGTCTCGTCGCCCACGGTGCTGAATTCCCTGGCCGGCAAGATCACCGGCGTGAACCTCCAGGCGAACTCCGGCGCGCCCGGCGGCGGGATCCAGATGCAGATCCGTGGCAACACCACGGTCCTGGGCAGCCACGACCCGCTGTTCGTGGTGGACGGCGTCATCTACTCGAACGCCAGCATCCCCAGCGGCCGCGGTTACGCGAACGCCGCCGCGAGCGTGAGCCTGGAGGCGGACGCGGTCAACCGGATCGCCGACCTGAACCCGAACGACATCGAGAGCATCGAGGTGCTGAAGGGCGCCGCGGCGTCGGCGATCTACGGCTCGAAGGCCGCCAACGGCGTCGTCATCATCACGACGAAGCGGGGCCGGGTCGGGGCGCCGCAGATCAACGTGACGCAGCGGGTCGGCGTCTACACGCCGCTGCGCACGCTGAAGGCGCGTCGCTGGACCGAAGAGGAGGCGGTGGCGAAGTACGGCGAGGCGGCTCGTCCGTTCTTCCAGGACAACCCGAGCCCGTTCTTCGATCACTACGCCCAGATCTACTCGAACCGCCGCCCGTCGTACGAGACGATCGCGGATGTCCGTGGCGGCACCGAGAACACGCGGTACTTCGTGTCCGGCGCCTGGAAGCACGATGAGGGGCTGGAGCGCAACACGTTCGCGACGCGGCAGAGCCTGCGCGCGAACCTCGACCAGGCCCTGGGCTCCACCATGGACCTCCAGGTGTCCACCGCGTTCACGCGGAACGAGAACGACCGCGGTTGGAACAACAACTGCAACAACTACGGCTGCCACGGCTACGCCTTCGCCTACATCCCGAGCTTCGTGGACCTGACCCGGCGCAACCCGGATGGCAGCTTCCCGCAGCCGACGGTCGGGGTGCAGTCGAACCCGTACCAGATCACGGAGCTGGCGGACAACCACGAGGAGACGCTCCGCTTCACCGGCGGCGTGCGGCTCAACTGGAACGCGCTGGACCGTTCGGACCAGAGCCTTCGGCTCGTGTTCGCCGGCGGCCTGGACGCGTTCGACCAGAAGAACGATGTCTGGTCCCCCAACGAGCTGTTCCACGAGCAGCCGCAGACCCGCCCGGGCGAGGCGATCGAGAGCGGCGGCCGCAGTCTGTTCTACAACTGGAACGTGAACGCCATCCACACGTTCCTGACGCGGTCGTTCACCGCGACCACGTCGTTCGGCATCCAGTACGAGGATCAGCGGCTGCAGACCTATCTGATCCGGACGGAGGGCCTGCTGCCGGGCCAGCGCAACGTGAATCAGGGGACGTTCACCACGGTGAGCGAGTCGTTGTCGCAGGAGCGGACGCTGGCTTTCTACATCCAGGAGGACCTGCGGCTGCTCAGTGACAGGCTGCTCGTCAGCGGCGGGCTGCGCGCCGAGCGGAGCAGCATGAACGGCGACGCGAACCGCTACTACGTCTTCCCCAAGGTCTCGAGCTCGTATCGCTTCTTCGATCCCCTCGGCCGCGGCAGCGAGATCAAGCTCCGCGCCGCGTACGGCGAGACGGGCATCTTGCCGTCGTTCGGCTTCAAGTACACCACCCTGTCGACGCCCCAGATCGGCGGCGAGCGTGGCCTCGCGGTCTCCACGCAGGCCGGTTCGCCCTCTGTGGAGCCGGAGCGGGAGAAGGAGTTCGAGGTGGGCATCGACGGCTTCGCGATGAACGGGCGTCTCACCTGGGAGCTGACAGGCTTCATCGCCGACAACACAAACATCATGCTCCAGCGCGTGCCCGCGCCGTCCACGGGCTACGCCTCGCAGGTCTTCAACGGCGGCACGTTCCGGAACCAGGGGATCGAGATCGCGTTGGGTTACTCGCCCGTCCAGACCCCCAGCGCGCTCTGGGTCGCGCGCGCGACGTTCACGCGCTACACCAGCAAGGTGGTGGACCTGGCCGGTCAGCCGGCGTTCTTCCCGGCGGGCTCCGGCTTCGGCAACCTGGGCCGGACGTTCATCGAGAAAGGCAAGCCGGTCACGCAGATCGTCGCCAACGTCTACGACAAGGACGGCAAGGCGACGGAGACGATGGTCCAGGTCGGCAACAGCGCGCCGGACTTCCGCGTCGGGCTGGTCAACGATGTGACCATCGGCCGCCTGAGCATCAGCAGCACCGTGGACTGGCAGCAGGGCGGCAACGTGGTCAACCTGACGAAGTATCTCTACGACACGCAGGACACCACCGACGACTACGGCACGCCCGCCTTCGAGAAGCGGGCCCAGGCCCGGCGTGACGGCGTCCACGCCGTGTACGTCGAGGACGCGACGTTCGTGAAGCTGCGCGAGCTCGCGGTGATGTGGGACGTCCCGCCCGCGGTGAGCGCGGCCATGGGTCTCGGCGTGCGCAACCTGCGCGTCGGCCTGACCGGGACCAACCTACTCATGTGGACCAAGTACTCGGGGCTGGATCCGGAGGTCTCGAACTTCGGCTCGACCGCGATCCGCTCCAACATCGACATCGCTCCGTATCCGCCGAGCCGGGGCATCTTCCTGAACGTGACGGTGGGGTTCTGA
- a CDS encoding amino acid transporter, with product MATTERPTLVRAVTRRQLVGLSINDVVGSGVYLLPAATAAALGPSSTLAVILAGMAVALLVLCFAEASSYFDEPGGAYVYTREAFGRFVGFEVGWMTWLARVASIASLSNGFALALAYLWPAAAEGFPRILVITALIGALTWINVVGVKEGASTAVALAIAKIAPLVLFVLVGLFFVDWSVVTTLEAPRPGTLGETALLLLFAYAGFENAPAAAGEYENPQRDVPFALLAMIVTVTALYTGVQLVALGTLPGVAESASPVAEAAGTFMGSAGALLMTVGALVSIGGNVGNTVLIGPRYLYALAVDGYGPRALARVHPRYRTPAAAIIALSTLSLILAVTGSFVQLALLSIIARLTTYIGTAAAVPILRRRFGERPGAIRLPGGATIPILAIGLSLALLTSANWKNLLAGAIALAVGALIYRFRRTDD from the coding sequence GTGGCAACGACAGAACGACCGACCCTTGTGCGCGCCGTCACCCGGCGCCAGCTCGTGGGCCTGTCGATCAACGACGTGGTCGGCAGCGGCGTGTACCTCCTCCCGGCGGCCACTGCGGCGGCGCTGGGCCCGAGCAGCACGCTGGCCGTCATCCTGGCCGGGATGGCCGTCGCCCTGCTCGTGCTCTGCTTCGCAGAGGCCTCCAGCTACTTCGACGAGCCGGGCGGCGCCTACGTCTACACGCGCGAAGCGTTCGGCCGCTTCGTCGGCTTCGAGGTCGGGTGGATGACCTGGCTCGCGCGCGTGGCGTCCATCGCATCCCTCTCCAACGGCTTCGCCCTCGCCCTGGCGTACCTGTGGCCCGCCGCGGCGGAAGGGTTTCCGCGCATCCTCGTCATCACGGCCCTCATCGGCGCGCTCACCTGGATCAACGTGGTCGGCGTGAAGGAGGGGGCCAGCACGGCGGTGGCGCTCGCGATCGCCAAGATCGCGCCGCTCGTGCTCTTCGTCCTGGTCGGGCTCTTCTTCGTCGACTGGTCGGTCGTCACCACCCTGGAGGCGCCACGCCCCGGGACGCTCGGCGAGACGGCCCTCTTGCTGCTCTTCGCCTACGCGGGCTTCGAGAACGCTCCCGCGGCCGCGGGCGAGTACGAGAACCCGCAGCGAGACGTCCCGTTCGCGCTCCTGGCCATGATCGTCACCGTGACCGCCCTCTACACGGGGGTCCAGCTCGTCGCCCTCGGCACCCTCCCCGGCGTCGCCGAGTCCGCCTCGCCCGTCGCCGAGGCGGCCGGCACGTTCATGGGCTCCGCGGGCGCACTGCTCATGACCGTCGGGGCGCTCGTCTCCATTGGCGGCAACGTCGGTAACACGGTCCTCATCGGGCCCCGCTACCTCTACGCGCTCGCCGTGGACGGGTACGGCCCGCGCGCGCTCGCACGCGTGCACCCGCGTTACCGTACGCCCGCCGCGGCGATCATCGCGCTCTCGACACTCTCGCTGATCCTGGCCGTGACCGGCTCCTTCGTCCAGCTCGCGCTCCTCTCGATCATCGCGCGGCTCACCACGTACATCGGCACGGCCGCCGCCGTCCCGATCCTGCGGCGCCGCTTCGGCGAACGCCCCGGCGCGATCCGCCTGCCCGGCGGCGCCACCATCCCGATCCTCGCCATCGGGCTCTCGCTGGCGCTGCTGACGAGTGCGAACTGGAAGAACCTCCTGGCCGGAGCCATCGCGCTCGCCGTCGGCGCTCTGATCTACCGCTTCCGCCGCACCGACGACTGA
- a CDS encoding glutamate decarboxylase — MALHEARPSEGAGAVSLLPQFTRPGEVGEVPRDRLPDAGLPPDTAYQIVHDELLLDGNARLNLASFVTTWMEPQARRLMDECVDKNFIDRDEYPQTTELERRCVRMLADLWSAPADGGATGCSTTGSSEACMLGGLALLWRWRERRGSGDEARGRPNLVMGANVQVCWEKFCRYWDVEPRRVPLGPGRLHLTADGAAAHCDENTIGVVAIMGSTFDGSYEPVAEIAAALDRLREERGVDVPIHVDAASGGFIAPFLDPGIVWDFRIPRVQSINTSGHKYGLVYPGIGWIVWRDRRALPDGLVFGVDYLGGEMPTFALTFSRPGAQVAAQYYNLLRLGRDGYRRVQQSCRDTAMWLASRIAALGPFELLSDGSAVPAFAFRLRDDVRNYTVFDVSAELRRYGWIVPAYHMPPRLEDVAVLRIVVRNGFSRDLAELLLGHLERVVGVLERTGGRLGEPHATGFHH, encoded by the coding sequence ATGGCCCTCCACGAAGCCCGGCCGAGCGAGGGCGCAGGCGCCGTGTCGCTGCTCCCACAATTCACTCGCCCGGGAGAGGTGGGCGAGGTGCCGCGCGACCGCCTCCCGGACGCCGGCCTGCCGCCCGACACCGCCTACCAGATCGTCCACGACGAACTGCTGCTCGACGGCAACGCGCGCCTCAACCTCGCCTCGTTCGTCACGACGTGGATGGAGCCGCAGGCGCGGCGGCTGATGGACGAATGTGTGGACAAGAACTTCATCGACCGGGACGAGTACCCGCAGACCACCGAACTCGAACGTCGCTGCGTCCGCATGCTCGCCGACCTCTGGTCCGCGCCGGCCGATGGAGGGGCGACGGGTTGCTCGACCACCGGCTCCAGCGAGGCGTGCATGCTGGGCGGCCTCGCGCTGCTGTGGCGCTGGCGCGAGCGGCGGGGCAGCGGCGACGAAGCGCGAGGAAGGCCGAACCTCGTGATGGGCGCCAACGTCCAGGTGTGCTGGGAGAAGTTCTGCCGCTACTGGGACGTCGAGCCACGTCGGGTCCCCCTCGGGCCGGGACGGCTGCACCTCACGGCGGACGGGGCCGCCGCGCACTGCGATGAGAACACCATCGGCGTCGTCGCCATCATGGGCTCCACGTTCGACGGCAGCTACGAGCCGGTGGCAGAGATCGCCGCCGCGCTGGACCGCCTCCGCGAGGAGCGGGGAGTCGACGTCCCGATCCACGTGGACGCGGCGTCGGGCGGGTTCATCGCGCCGTTCCTCGATCCCGGCATCGTGTGGGACTTCCGCATCCCCCGTGTGCAGTCCATCAACACGTCCGGGCACAAGTACGGGCTCGTGTACCCCGGCATCGGCTGGATCGTGTGGCGGGATCGGCGAGCGCTGCCGGATGGGCTCGTCTTCGGCGTCGACTACCTCGGCGGCGAGATGCCGACCTTCGCGTTGACGTTCTCGCGTCCCGGCGCGCAGGTCGCCGCGCAGTACTACAACCTGCTCCGGCTGGGGCGCGACGGTTACAGGCGTGTGCAGCAATCCTGTCGGGACACGGCGATGTGGCTGGCCTCGAGGATCGCCGCGCTGGGCCCGTTCGAGCTGCTCTCGGACGGCAGCGCCGTTCCCGCATTCGCGTTCCGCCTACGGGACGATGTGCGCAATTACACGGTATTCGATGTCTCCGCCGAGCTCCGCCGCTACGGCTGGATCGTGCCGGCGTACCACATGCCGCCGCGGCTCGAGGATGTCGCGGTGCTGCGCATCGTGGTGCGCAACGGGTTCAGCCGCGATCTGGCGGAGCTGCTGCTCGGGCACCTCGAGCGCGTCGTCGGCGTGCTGGAACGTACGGGTGGCCGTCTCGGAGAACCACACGCCACCGGCTTCCACCACTAG
- a CDS encoding class II glutamine amidotransferase, producing the protein MCRLFGMASGPEHIRATFWLLDAHDSLARQSRREPDGTGLGWYEADTYPERLRDPEPAWRDPSFSRDAKEVRSRTFIAHVRLASVGGRTVENTHPFLMQGRMLAHNGHIGGLHELEARLGPARELVRGETDSERFFALVTAEADRLGDLEEGLVSAARWVAENLPLYALNVILVTATDLWALRYPDTHELWVLEREPRHGRHLDATSAAGTVRVRSQDLARLPSVIVASEPMTESRSWTLMEPGELLHVDPHLATSRRVVLPHPPKHQLRLQDLEPHAAESQRSR; encoded by the coding sequence GTGTGCCGCCTCTTCGGAATGGCGAGCGGGCCCGAGCACATTAGGGCCACCTTCTGGCTGCTCGACGCCCACGACTCGCTGGCACGTCAGAGCCGGCGCGAGCCGGATGGCACCGGGCTCGGCTGGTACGAGGCCGACACGTACCCCGAGCGCTTGCGCGACCCGGAGCCCGCGTGGCGCGATCCGTCGTTCTCTCGCGACGCCAAGGAGGTTCGGTCGCGGACGTTCATCGCTCACGTCCGGCTCGCGTCCGTCGGCGGACGGACCGTAGAGAACACGCATCCGTTCCTCATGCAGGGCCGCATGCTCGCCCACAACGGCCACATCGGCGGGCTCCACGAGCTCGAGGCACGCCTCGGACCCGCGCGGGAGCTGGTGCGGGGCGAAACGGACTCTGAGCGGTTCTTCGCGCTCGTGACCGCGGAGGCCGATCGTCTCGGCGACCTGGAGGAGGGGCTCGTCTCGGCGGCGCGCTGGGTCGCAGAGAACCTGCCGCTCTACGCCCTCAACGTCATCCTCGTCACCGCCACCGACCTCTGGGCGCTCCGTTATCCCGACACGCACGAGCTGTGGGTCCTCGAGCGCGAGCCGCGCCACGGCCGTCACCTCGACGCCACCAGCGCCGCTGGCACCGTCCGCGTGCGCAGCCAGGACCTCGCCCGTCTGCCCAGCGTCATCGTCGCCAGCGAACCGATGACCGAGTCCCGGTCCTGGACCCTCATGGAGCCCGGCGAGCTGCTCCACGTGGATCCGCACCTCGCCACGAGCCGCCGCGTCGTTCTGCCCCATCCGCCGAAGCACCAGCTCCGCCTCCAGGACCTCGAGCCGCACGCGGCGGAATCGCAGCGGTCGCGGTGA
- a CDS encoding aminobenzoyl-glutamate transporter gives MSTTETRAGGRRASLPARFLDAVERVGNRLPDPLTLFVILIGLVLIASWIAARLGAAVAHPQTGEQIVAVDLLSRASIQRILQEMPQTFVSFPPLGLVLVVMLGIGIAEQTGLVAAAMRAFLRGIPPRLVTAAVVLAGLLSSLAVDAGYVVLVPLGAVIFHSMGRHPIAGLAAAFAGVAGGFSANLLITSLDPLLGGLTQAAAQIVDPDYIVEPTANWYLMASLVPALVAAGTFVNDRIVEPRLGEYRGTPEVGAAEENANALTPEVERKGLIAAGAALLFVLLVIAATVLPRDGLLRGPNGEIQPFLSSIVAVMFFFFLLPGLAFGIATGSIRSDRDAARMTAESMASMGAYIALAFVAAHFVAFFNWSNLGILLAITGANALQAAEFTGIPLLLSFVVLTAFVNLFIGSASAKWAVMAPIFVPMFMLLGYSPELTQATYRVGDSFTNIITPLLPYFPLIIIFARRYDRSLGIGSIISTMLPYSIAFGLVTTLILLAWFLAGLPLGPNAPLYYQP, from the coding sequence ATGAGCACTACGGAGACTCGAGCCGGCGGGCGCAGGGCGTCTTTGCCCGCACGGTTCCTGGACGCGGTGGAGCGGGTCGGCAACCGGCTGCCGGACCCCCTCACGCTCTTCGTCATTCTCATCGGCCTGGTCCTCATCGCCTCGTGGATCGCCGCACGACTGGGCGCGGCGGTGGCGCATCCGCAGACCGGCGAGCAGATCGTCGCGGTCGATCTGCTCAGCCGCGCGAGCATCCAGCGGATCCTCCAGGAGATGCCGCAGACCTTCGTGTCCTTCCCGCCGCTCGGGCTGGTGCTGGTGGTCATGCTCGGCATCGGCATCGCGGAGCAGACTGGCCTGGTCGCGGCTGCCATGCGGGCGTTCTTGCGGGGCATCCCGCCGCGACTCGTCACGGCCGCCGTGGTGCTGGCCGGCCTGCTCTCCAGCCTTGCCGTGGACGCGGGCTACGTCGTGCTCGTGCCGCTCGGCGCGGTGATCTTCCACAGCATGGGCCGGCACCCCATCGCCGGCCTGGCCGCGGCCTTCGCGGGCGTGGCCGGCGGATTCAGCGCGAACCTGCTGATCACCTCGCTGGATCCGCTCCTCGGCGGGCTTACCCAGGCCGCCGCCCAGATCGTAGACCCGGACTACATCGTCGAGCCGACGGCGAACTGGTACCTCATGGCCAGTCTCGTGCCTGCGCTCGTGGCAGCCGGCACGTTCGTCAACGACCGCATCGTCGAGCCCCGGCTGGGCGAGTACCGCGGCACGCCGGAGGTGGGTGCAGCCGAGGAGAACGCGAACGCCCTGACGCCGGAGGTCGAGCGCAAGGGGCTGATCGCCGCGGGCGCGGCGTTGCTGTTCGTGCTCCTCGTGATCGCGGCCACGGTGCTCCCGCGTGACGGCCTCCTGCGCGGCCCGAACGGCGAGATCCAGCCGTTCCTCTCGAGCATCGTCGCCGTGATGTTCTTCTTCTTCCTCCTGCCCGGGCTGGCGTTCGGCATCGCGACCGGCTCGATCCGGAGCGACCGGGACGCGGCGCGCATGACGGCCGAGTCCATGGCGAGCATGGGCGCCTACATCGCGTTGGCGTTCGTGGCGGCCCACTTCGTCGCGTTCTTCAACTGGTCGAACCTGGGAATCCTCCTCGCGATCACGGGCGCCAACGCCCTACAGGCGGCGGAATTCACGGGGATCCCGCTCCTCCTGTCGTTCGTGGTCCTGACCGCATTCGTGAACCTGTTCATCGGCAGCGCTTCGGCGAAGTGGGCGGTCATGGCGCCGATCTTCGTGCCGATGTTCATGCTGCTCGGCTACTCGCCCGAGTTGACGCAGGCGACGTACCGGGTCGGTGATTCGTTCACGAACATCATCACGCCGCTACTGCCCTACTTCCCGCTGATCATCATCTTCGCGCGCAGGTACGACCGCTCGCTGGGCATTGGCAGCATCATCTCGACGATGCTGCCGTACTCCATCGCGTTCGGTCTGGTCACGACGTTGATCCTGCTGGCGTGGTTCCTGGCCGGACTGCCGCTCGGGCCGAACGCGCCGCTGTACTACCAGCCGTGA
- a CDS encoding DNA starvation/stationary phase protection protein, translated as MASAAVPRPHSPPGDSQPHLHQQSREVQRFDQLRDMPLGLSENVRSEMAARLNQVLADTRILHDLYKKSHWLMRGATFYQLHLLLDRHAEQQEKLIDLLAERVQTLGAVAVGDPRHVAEITRIPRPPDGAEEVPAMLSRLLEAHEHIIKHARELARRADELGDLVTNDILVSDVLRTNELQVWFIAEHLVDRPLVVV; from the coding sequence ATGGCAAGCGCAGCCGTTCCCAGACCGCACTCGCCGCCCGGAGACAGCCAGCCCCACCTCCACCAGCAGAGCCGGGAGGTCCAGCGCTTCGACCAGCTCCGCGACATGCCCTTGGGCCTCTCGGAGAACGTGCGGAGCGAGATGGCGGCAAGGTTGAACCAGGTCCTCGCCGACACACGCATCCTGCACGACCTCTACAAGAAAAGTCACTGGCTGATGCGCGGCGCCACGTTCTACCAACTCCACCTGCTCCTGGACCGGCACGCCGAGCAGCAGGAGAAGCTCATTGACCTCCTCGCCGAGAGGGTGCAGACGCTGGGTGCCGTCGCGGTCGGCGACCCACGCCACGTGGCGGAGATCACCAGGATCCCACGACCGCCGGACGGCGCGGAAGAGGTTCCCGCCATGCTCTCGCGGCTCCTGGAAGCTCACGAGCACATCATCAAGCACGCGCGCGAACTGGCGCGGCGGGCCGACGAGCTGGGCGACCTGGTCACCAACGACATCCTGGTCTCGGACGTGCTCCGCACCAACGAACTCCAGGTGTGGTTCATCGCCGAGCACCTGGTGGACCGGCCGCTCGTCGTCGTGTGA